A part of Candidatus Eisenbacteria bacterium genomic DNA contains:
- a CDS encoding tetratricopeptide repeat protein: protein METEDKTLIRTTFERTLEEAEEVLAGETAEHPSYPDLRNRLGLLLFFKGEEGRGREQFERAISVNPDYLSALSNLAHCHLRSGDLKSASRWFQREIDIFPFASKGYLDMWNFFQTTGKFEEAEKVAMKGEELSPGDPFAPYLRLRTAVKRKRMKDVDELISRLEQMAHGNKIFPFLDAGFSLEEIDTNSNLFELFEYLAFLSAKNGRIAEAREWLIEAQKVRPRLGEHMLALALLSEVSGDEDGTLTYKKKAAALSPASPECWSSLAFEYSKRALPDKALIAFVRALELAPNYADLQFNCGLVYLEERNLEKAVGRFREALHINPGYTFARNSLASTLAKLGRVDEALEEYEKTMRAGLESPDVWVSTARLHLKKGNSSDAIMFLKMAAEDKTGYPHASALLARTYGKLGDMELEREWRRKFMSARKGKSSVTTVDTK, encoded by the coding sequence TTGGAAACGGAAGATAAGACTCTGATAAGAACAACCTTCGAAAGAACACTCGAAGAAGCGGAGGAAGTGCTGGCGGGAGAAACTGCCGAGCATCCTTCTTATCCGGACTTGCGCAACAGACTTGGCCTTCTCCTTTTCTTCAAAGGCGAAGAAGGCAGAGGACGCGAGCAGTTCGAGAGGGCGATATCCGTCAATCCGGACTATCTTTCAGCGCTCTCGAATCTTGCTCACTGCCACCTGAGATCGGGTGACTTGAAGAGCGCCTCCCGCTGGTTTCAGAGGGAGATTGATATCTTTCCCTTTGCCAGCAAAGGTTATCTCGACATGTGGAACTTCTTCCAGACGACAGGAAAATTCGAGGAGGCGGAAAAGGTTGCAATGAAGGGAGAAGAGCTTTCACCCGGGGATCCCTTCGCTCCCTACCTCCGGCTTCGGACGGCGGTGAAACGGAAGAGAATGAAAGATGTAGATGAGCTCATCAGCAGGCTTGAACAGATGGCACACGGCAACAAGATATTCCCGTTCCTTGATGCGGGTTTTTCCCTCGAAGAGATTGACACCAACTCAAATCTCTTTGAATTGTTTGAATACCTGGCGTTTCTGAGTGCGAAGAACGGACGGATTGCCGAAGCCAGGGAGTGGCTCATCGAGGCACAGAAGGTGAGACCGCGGCTCGGTGAGCACATGCTTGCCCTTGCCTTGCTCTCGGAAGTCAGCGGCGACGAGGACGGGACCTTGACCTACAAGAAGAAGGCGGCCGCGCTGAGCCCGGCTTCGCCGGAGTGCTGGAGCTCCCTGGCATTTGAATACAGCAAGCGAGCTCTTCCAGACAAGGCACTGATAGCATTTGTCAGGGCTCTGGAGCTGGCCCCGAACTATGCTGATCTCCAATTCAATTGCGGTTTGGTCTATCTCGAAGAGCGTAATCTTGAGAAAGCAGTCGGAAGATTCAGGGAAGCGCTTCACATAAATCCCGGCTATACGTTTGCCAGAAACAGTCTGGCTTCCACACTGGCCAAGCTGGGCAGGGTGGATGAGGCGCTGGAGGAATACGAAAAGACCATGAGGGCCGGCCTTGAATCTCCCGATGTCTGGGTCTCGACTGCAAGGCTTCATCTCAAGAAAGGGAACTCCTCCGACGCCATCATGTTCCTGAAGATGGCCGCCGAAGACAAGACGGGCTATCCGCATGCGTCCGCACTTCTTGCAAGAACCTATGGAAAGCTCGGAGATATGGAACTGGAGAGAGAGTGGCGGAGGAAATTCATGTCCGCCCGCAAAGGAAAATCCTCCGTAACCACAGTTGACACAAAATAG